One Ricinus communis isolate WT05 ecotype wild-type chromosome 7, ASM1957865v1, whole genome shotgun sequence genomic region harbors:
- the LOC8273687 gene encoding uncharacterized protein LOC8273687, with amino-acid sequence MIMAELQAVYRIDNVLTDSEMVAAQQLMQLSDEDNSSSINKNSSNRNRKNIYEDEELDRRSQDEITSKKIEEIFGKDEELEQERPKKKRFRSIKSIYKATKPINLDMKRITIK; translated from the coding sequence atgATCATGGCTGAGTTACAAGCCGTGTATAGAATCGACAATGTGTTAACAGACTCAGAAATGGTCGCGGCTCAACAGCTGATGCAGTTAAGCGACGAGGATAATAGCAGTAGCATTAACAAGAACAGCAGCAACAGGAACAGGAAGAATATATATGAGGATGAAGAGTTGGATCGAAGAAGCCAAGATGAGATTACTTCGAAGAAGATTGAAGAGATTTTTGGTAAAGATGAGGAGCTCGAACAAGAACGGCCTAAGAAGAAAAGATTTAGGTCTATTAAGAGTATTTATAAGGCCACTAAACCGATAAACTTAGATATGAAAAGAATTACTATAAAGTAA
- the LOC8273695 gene encoding RGG repeats nuclear RNA binding protein A isoform X3, translating to MDRYQRVEKAKADTPINENEIRITTQGRMRNYITYATTLLLEKGSDEIVLKAMGRAINKTVMIAELIKRRVVGLHQNTSITSTDITDTWEPLEEGLLPLETTRHVSMLTITFSKKELDTSSTGYQPPLPVDQVKPLNEFEDEGEGSLRMRGRGRGGWGRGRGRNRGNFNGAGEYNGDGWDGGRGYSGRGQGRGRGRFFQGRGRGRGRGFGGQSSGYYDYGESEALPVPGRGHGRWRGRGRSGGRGFRSDGPIQASAA from the exons ATGGATAGGTACCAGAGAGTAGAGAAGGCAAAGGCAGACACCCCAATAAACGAGAATGAAATTCGAATCACTACACAAGGCAGGATGCGCAATTACATCACTTACGCCACCACTCTCCTCCTG GAGAAAGGATCCGATGAAATAGTTCTTAAAGCTATGGGCAGAGCTATTAATAAGACGGTGATGATTGCTGAGTTAATTAAGAGGAGAGTTGTTGGTCTTCATCAGAACACTTCCATTACATCAACTGATATTACTGACACGTGGGAGCCTCTCGAAGAAGGCCTTCTTCC CCTGGAGACTACACGGCATGTTTCAATGCTCACTATTACCTTCTCTAAGAAGGAACTCGATACGTCCTCCACtgg GTATCAGCCTCCTCTTCCAGTTGATCAAGTGAAGCCATTGAATGAATTTGAAGATGAAGGAG AAGGCTCACTGAGGATGCGAGGCAGGGGGCGTGGTGGTTGGGGAAGAGGAAGGGGTAGAAATAGAG GGAATTTCAATGGAGCAGGAGAATATAATGGTGATGGTTGGGATGGCGGACGTGGTTATAGTGGCAGAGGTCAAGGCCGTGGAAGAGGTCGTTTCTTTCAAGGCCGAGGCAGAGGCCGAGGACGTGGATTTGGTGGTCAGTCGAGTGGATACTATGATTATGGTGAATCTGAGGCGCTGCCTGTCCCTGGTCGCG GGCATGGTCGCTGGAGGGGAAGGGGCCGCAGTGGGGGTCGTGGTTTCAGGTCAGATGGCCCCATCCAAGCATCAGCTGCCTGA
- the LOC8273695 gene encoding RGG repeats nuclear RNA binding protein A isoform X1: MDRYQRVEKAKADTPINENEIRITTQGRMRNYITYATTLLLEKGSDEIVLKAMGRAINKTVMIAELIKRRVVGLHQNTSITSTDITDTWEPLEEGLLPLETTRHVSMLTITFSKKELDTSSTGYQPPLPVDQVKPLNEFEDEGEGSLRMRGRGRGGWGRGRGRNRGNFNGAGEYNGDGWDGGRGYSGRGQGRGRGRFFQGRGRGRGRGFGGQSSGYYDYGESEALPVPGRGFAGHGRWRGRGRSGGRGFRSDGPIQASAA; the protein is encoded by the exons ATGGATAGGTACCAGAGAGTAGAGAAGGCAAAGGCAGACACCCCAATAAACGAGAATGAAATTCGAATCACTACACAAGGCAGGATGCGCAATTACATCACTTACGCCACCACTCTCCTCCTG GAGAAAGGATCCGATGAAATAGTTCTTAAAGCTATGGGCAGAGCTATTAATAAGACGGTGATGATTGCTGAGTTAATTAAGAGGAGAGTTGTTGGTCTTCATCAGAACACTTCCATTACATCAACTGATATTACTGACACGTGGGAGCCTCTCGAAGAAGGCCTTCTTCC CCTGGAGACTACACGGCATGTTTCAATGCTCACTATTACCTTCTCTAAGAAGGAACTCGATACGTCCTCCACtgg GTATCAGCCTCCTCTTCCAGTTGATCAAGTGAAGCCATTGAATGAATTTGAAGATGAAGGAG AAGGCTCACTGAGGATGCGAGGCAGGGGGCGTGGTGGTTGGGGAAGAGGAAGGGGTAGAAATAGAG GGAATTTCAATGGAGCAGGAGAATATAATGGTGATGGTTGGGATGGCGGACGTGGTTATAGTGGCAGAGGTCAAGGCCGTGGAAGAGGTCGTTTCTTTCAAGGCCGAGGCAGAGGCCGAGGACGTGGATTTGGTGGTCAGTCGAGTGGATACTATGATTATGGTGAATCTGAGGCGCTGCCTGTCCCTGGTCGCG GTTTTGCAGGGCATGGTCGCTGGAGGGGAAGGGGCCGCAGTGGGGGTCGTGGTTTCAGGTCAGATGGCCCCATCCAAGCATCAGCTGCCTGA
- the LOC8273695 gene encoding glycine-rich cell wall structural protein 2 isoform X2, protein MDRYQRVEKAKADTPINENEIRITTQGRMRNYITYATTLLLEKGSDEIVLKAMGRAINKTVMIAELIKRRVVGLHQNTSITSTDITDTWEPLEEGLLPLETTRHVSMLTITFSKKELDTSSTGYQPPLPVDQVKPLNEFEDEGGSLRMRGRGRGGWGRGRGRNRGNFNGAGEYNGDGWDGGRGYSGRGQGRGRGRFFQGRGRGRGRGFGGQSSGYYDYGESEALPVPGRGFAGHGRWRGRGRSGGRGFRSDGPIQASAA, encoded by the exons ATGGATAGGTACCAGAGAGTAGAGAAGGCAAAGGCAGACACCCCAATAAACGAGAATGAAATTCGAATCACTACACAAGGCAGGATGCGCAATTACATCACTTACGCCACCACTCTCCTCCTG GAGAAAGGATCCGATGAAATAGTTCTTAAAGCTATGGGCAGAGCTATTAATAAGACGGTGATGATTGCTGAGTTAATTAAGAGGAGAGTTGTTGGTCTTCATCAGAACACTTCCATTACATCAACTGATATTACTGACACGTGGGAGCCTCTCGAAGAAGGCCTTCTTCC CCTGGAGACTACACGGCATGTTTCAATGCTCACTATTACCTTCTCTAAGAAGGAACTCGATACGTCCTCCACtgg GTATCAGCCTCCTCTTCCAGTTGATCAAGTGAAGCCATTGAATGAATTTGAAGATGAAGGAG GCTCACTGAGGATGCGAGGCAGGGGGCGTGGTGGTTGGGGAAGAGGAAGGGGTAGAAATAGAG GGAATTTCAATGGAGCAGGAGAATATAATGGTGATGGTTGGGATGGCGGACGTGGTTATAGTGGCAGAGGTCAAGGCCGTGGAAGAGGTCGTTTCTTTCAAGGCCGAGGCAGAGGCCGAGGACGTGGATTTGGTGGTCAGTCGAGTGGATACTATGATTATGGTGAATCTGAGGCGCTGCCTGTCCCTGGTCGCG GTTTTGCAGGGCATGGTCGCTGGAGGGGAAGGGGCCGCAGTGGGGGTCGTGGTTTCAGGTCAGATGGCCCCATCCAAGCATCAGCTGCCTGA